The following are encoded in a window of Thermoanaerobacter ethanolicus JW 200 genomic DNA:
- a CDS encoding M1 family metallopeptidase produces the protein MKIKQKALLGLAIIVIIGLVLYLLPEESQLTSYTIEAKYDDQNKIIYATQTVKYINTNDIPLKEIYFHLYPNAFKTQENLPFTKGELPFAYPDGFQPGFIEIEKVTFDKDIPATYELEEPNEEILKINLPKELKKGETIEINMTYKVQIPPCRSRFGYGNNTVQIGNWYPILSVYDKNGWNNDPYYIFGDPFYSNIANYKVKLSVPKNMIVASTGEIKEEKNYGDSKELVIEAQKVRDFAMVLSTKFKIAEQQVDGIKVKSYYFTEGYGDKALKFAVDAIKFYNDYIGKYPYKQYSVVQTDFYMGGMEYPNLVMISKDLYTKANLFHLEYVIAHETAHQWWYGAVGNNQIKESWLDEGLTEYTTIMYIERYYGKATADEIYRLVIEGEFNKFLNTNSDISFAKTLADFKEWKEYTNIAYNKGAMVFYNLRNLVGDEEFKKVLQNYYDKYKYKIATTQDLIDVVDSVTGKDTGGFFQEWFY, from the coding sequence ATGAAAATAAAACAAAAAGCACTATTGGGTTTAGCTATAATTGTAATTATCGGTTTAGTGCTTTATCTTTTGCCTGAAGAGAGTCAACTTACATCTTACACAATTGAAGCAAAATATGATGACCAAAATAAAATAATTTATGCTACTCAAACAGTAAAATATATAAATACTAATGATATTCCTTTAAAAGAAATATACTTTCATTTATATCCAAATGCTTTCAAGACACAAGAGAATTTGCCTTTTACGAAGGGAGAGCTCCCTTTTGCCTATCCTGATGGTTTTCAACCGGGATTTATAGAGATTGAAAAAGTTACTTTTGATAAAGACATTCCAGCTACTTACGAATTGGAAGAACCTAATGAGGAAATTTTAAAAATAAATTTGCCTAAAGAATTAAAAAAAGGAGAAACAATAGAAATCAATATGACCTACAAAGTACAAATTCCACCTTGTAGAAGTAGATTTGGCTATGGGAACAATACCGTACAGATAGGAAATTGGTATCCTATACTCTCTGTATATGATAAAAATGGCTGGAATAATGATCCGTACTACATTTTTGGAGATCCTTTTTATAGTAATATAGCAAATTACAAAGTAAAATTGTCAGTACCTAAAAACATGATAGTTGCTTCCACTGGAGAAATAAAAGAAGAGAAAAACTATGGAGATTCCAAAGAATTAGTTATTGAAGCACAAAAAGTAAGGGATTTTGCTATGGTGTTAAGTACGAAATTTAAGATAGCAGAGCAACAGGTAGATGGCATAAAAGTTAAATCCTATTATTTTACGGAAGGATATGGAGACAAAGCTCTTAAATTTGCTGTAGATGCAATTAAGTTTTACAATGATTATATTGGCAAGTATCCTTATAAACAATATTCTGTTGTACAGACTGATTTTTACATGGGAGGCATGGAATATCCTAATCTTGTAATGATATCAAAAGATTTGTACACAAAAGCTAATTTGTTTCATTTAGAATATGTAATTGCTCACGAGACTGCTCATCAATGGTGGTATGGTGCTGTGGGAAACAACCAAATAAAAGAATCTTGGCTGGATGAGGGATTGACGGAGTACACTACAATTATGTATATAGAAAGGTATTACGGTAAGGCAACAGCTGATGAGATTTATAGGCTTGTTATAGAGGGAGAATTTAATAAATTTCTAAATACCAATTCAGATATTTCTTTTGCTAAGACTTTGGCAGATTTTAAAGAGTGGAAGGAGTACACTAATATAGCTTATAACAAAGGAGCAATGGTATTTTATAATCTGAGGAATCTGGTAGGTGACGAAGAATTCAAAAAAGTGCTTCAAAATTATTACGATAAATACAAATATAAAATTGCCACTACGCAAGACTTAATTGACGTAGTGGACAGTGTGACAGGCAAAGATACAGGTGGATTTTTCCAAGAGTGGTTCTATTAA
- a CDS encoding DUF1015 domain-containing protein — translation MATVKPFKAIRPAPGLANKIASLPYDVVNTEEARNLAKDNPYSFLHVDRAEIDLAPSINPYDEIVYEKARENFDRMLKKGLLIKDNEENYYIYREIMNGRSQVGLVATVSIDEYLERIIKKHELTLPEKEQDRINHMDYCDAHTSPVFLTYKANQELKKLLNSWMGSKDPIYDFTSEDEIRHTVWIIDDKSLINKITSVFKEIDYLYIADGHHRAAASVKVGLKRREQNRDYKGDEEFNYFLAVLVPNDEVFIMPYNRVVKDLNGYSESEFIEKIEEKFEVEKCNEGQPFNPSQKHTFGMYLSGNWYKLTAKEGTFNPSDPIESLDVSILQKNLLDPILGIKDPRTDKRIDFVGGIRGLEELERRVKEDMKVAFSMHPTTVEDLIAVADGGMIMPPKSTWFEPKLRSGLFIHELS, via the coding sequence ATGGCTACAGTAAAACCCTTTAAGGCAATAAGGCCTGCACCAGGATTGGCAAATAAAATAGCGTCCTTGCCTTATGACGTCGTAAATACCGAGGAAGCGAGGAATTTGGCGAAAGATAATCCTTATTCATTTCTTCATGTGGATAGAGCAGAAATAGATTTAGCTCCTTCTATAAATCCTTACGATGAAATAGTTTATGAAAAAGCGAGAGAAAATTTTGACAGAATGCTTAAAAAAGGGCTGTTAATAAAAGATAATGAGGAGAACTATTACATCTATAGAGAAATAATGAATGGCAGGAGTCAAGTGGGATTGGTAGCGACTGTTTCGATTGATGAGTATTTAGAAAGAATAATTAAAAAGCATGAGCTTACTCTGCCGGAGAAAGAACAGGATAGAATAAATCACATGGATTACTGTGATGCTCACACCAGTCCAGTTTTTTTAACGTACAAAGCCAATCAAGAGCTTAAAAAGTTGTTAAATAGCTGGATGGGGAGCAAAGATCCTATATATGATTTTACATCAGAGGATGAAATAAGACATACAGTATGGATTATAGATGACAAATCTTTAATAAATAAAATTACTTCTGTTTTTAAGGAAATAGACTATCTTTACATTGCAGATGGACATCATCGGGCTGCTGCTTCTGTAAAAGTAGGCTTAAAGAGGCGAGAACAAAATCGTGATTATAAAGGAGATGAGGAGTTTAACTATTTTTTAGCAGTGTTAGTGCCCAATGATGAAGTTTTTATCATGCCATATAATAGAGTGGTAAAGGATTTAAACGGCTATTCCGAAAGTGAATTTATCGAAAAAATAGAAGAGAAATTTGAAGTAGAGAAATGTAATGAAGGTCAGCCTTTCAATCCTTCGCAAAAGCACACTTTTGGCATGTATCTATCAGGAAATTGGTACAAACTTACTGCCAAAGAAGGTACTTTTAATCCATCGGATCCGATAGAAAGTTTAGATGTATCCATCTTACAAAAAAATCTTTTGGATCCTATTTTGGGAATAAAAGATCCGAGAACTGACAAAAGGATTGATTTTGTAGGAGGAATTAGAGGCTTAGAAGAATTAGAAAGAAGAGTTAAGGAAGACATGAAAGTAGCTTTTTCTATGCACCCGACAACAGTTGAAGATTTAATTGCTGTTGCCGACGGGGGAATGATAATGCCTCCTAAGTCTACCTGGTTTGAGCCTAAACTAAGAAGCGGATTATTTATTCACGAATTGAGCTAA
- a CDS encoding RNA-guided endonuclease InsQ/TnpB family protein codes for MEVTRVIVFQLSHCSREHRIILGHLTYSASKLWNVANYAVQNREISVNQLEKCLKDNFWYKNLHSQSAQAILQKLQIAWKNFFDGYTKKPKYQPKNGHIPVRWKKNGIKIINNKIRLSLSTQTKQYLKEKYGIESKYLWIDLPKNLSLNTVQEIEIVPKTLYGHTTYFVHIVYKKDIPEVEPADKKMMGIDFGIKNFAAIVIEENPETFIIDGGYLISRLRLLAKEKARIQSVISKQGYKTSYKLHNLIIKEKNFVKDYIHKVSRYIIELARQNGVSKIIIGGMSDGIRDMDIGHKNNEKLHKIPFGRLFDMIKYKAREYGIEAKKVEEAYTSQTCSVCGIVEKNNRIYRGLYVCSRCRTVMNADINGAVNILKRVTLNPRLDRGRGFGNPKRIRVA; via the coding sequence ATGGAAGTAACAAGAGTTATAGTATTTCAACTTTCTCACTGCAGCAGAGAACACAGAATAATATTGGGACATTTAACATACTCAGCATCAAAACTGTGGAACGTCGCAAACTACGCTGTTCAGAACAGAGAAATATCAGTAAATCAGTTAGAAAAGTGCTTAAAGGATAATTTCTGGTATAAAAACTTGCATTCACAATCTGCACAAGCAATACTGCAAAAACTACAGATAGCTTGGAAGAATTTTTTTGATGGATATACTAAAAAGCCGAAGTATCAACCCAAAAACGGGCATATCCCTGTAAGATGGAAGAAAAATGGCATAAAAATAATTAATAACAAAATCAGACTATCATTGTCCACACAAACAAAGCAATATTTAAAAGAAAAGTACGGTATTGAGTCCAAATATCTATGGATAGATTTACCGAAAAATCTATCGCTCAATACTGTACAGGAAATTGAAATTGTTCCAAAAACTTTGTATGGACATACTACATATTTTGTTCATATCGTTTATAAAAAAGATATACCAGAAGTCGAACCTGCAGATAAAAAAATGATGGGAATAGATTTTGGAATAAAGAATTTTGCAGCAATAGTTATAGAAGAAAATCCAGAAACATTTATTATTGATGGCGGTTATCTTATCTCAAGATTAAGATTATTAGCCAAGGAAAAAGCGAGAATCCAATCTGTAATTTCAAAACAAGGATACAAAACATCGTATAAGCTTCACAATTTAATAATCAAAGAGAAGAACTTTGTAAAAGACTACATACATAAAGTTTCAAGGTATATAATAGAACTGGCGAGGCAGAACGGAGTAAGCAAAATAATAATAGGTGGAATGAGTGACGGAATAAGAGATATGGATATAGGACATAAGAATAACGAGAAACTGCACAAAATACCATTTGGTAGATTGTTTGATATGATAAAATACAAAGCTAGAGAATATGGGATAGAGGCAAAAAAAGTAGAAGAAGCATATACTTCTCAAACATGTTCTGTATGCGGTATAGTGGAGAAGAATAATCGCATATACAGAGGATTATATGTTTGCAGTAGGTGTAGGACAGTAATGAATGCAGATATAAACGGTGCAGTGAACATATTAAAGAGAGTAACCCTGAATCCGAGATTGGATAGGGGTAGAGGGTTTGGCAACCCCAAGCGAATAAGGGTAGCATAG
- a CDS encoding ComEC/Rec2 family competence protein, producing MYKKRLLLPFILILFAFILTGCTIFDNTSTHEVQQLLQDEGTKSQQETVKKSETDSLTINYIDVGQGDSIFIQTPSGKTILIDAGTPEMGSEVENYIKSRGINKIDILIGTHPHNDHIGGIVEVIKTFKIGKFYMPKVTTTTRTFEEVLKAAKSKGLSINVAKAGVVIDLGDGIIAKMLAPNSSHYEDLNNYSAVVKITYGNTSFLFTGDAGEQSEKEMLSEGYNLKADVLKIGHHGSSSASTWAFLKAVHPKYAVISCGKYNDYGHPHKETMKKLRSLGIIVYRTDECGTVIAVSDGKTINFNVEPGDYLSGSEIKR from the coding sequence ATGTACAAGAAGAGATTACTGTTGCCCTTTATATTAATACTATTTGCATTTATATTGACAGGCTGTACAATATTTGACAATACATCTACTCATGAAGTTCAACAACTTTTACAGGATGAGGGGACAAAAAGCCAGCAAGAAACAGTTAAAAAATCCGAAACAGATAGTTTAACAATAAATTATATAGACGTAGGACAAGGAGACAGTATATTTATACAAACTCCATCAGGCAAAACGATATTAATAGATGCAGGAACGCCTGAAATGGGCAGTGAAGTTGAAAATTACATAAAAAGCCGCGGAATCAATAAAATTGATATACTTATCGGAACTCACCCTCATAATGACCACATAGGTGGTATAGTAGAAGTTATAAAAACCTTTAAAATAGGAAAGTTTTATATGCCTAAAGTAACGACGACAACAAGGACATTTGAAGAAGTTCTAAAGGCAGCAAAATCAAAAGGACTTTCGATAAATGTTGCAAAAGCAGGAGTAGTAATTGACCTTGGAGATGGCATAATTGCAAAAATGCTTGCGCCAAATAGTTCCCATTACGAGGACTTAAATAATTATAGTGCAGTAGTAAAAATTACGTATGGTAATACCTCTTTTTTGTTTACAGGAGATGCTGGTGAACAATCTGAAAAGGAAATGCTGAGTGAAGGATATAATTTAAAAGCTGACGTATTAAAAATTGGGCATCATGGCAGTTCTTCAGCTTCTACGTGGGCATTTTTAAAGGCAGTACATCCTAAATATGCTGTTATATCTTGCGGTAAATACAATGACTATGGTCATCCCCACAAAGAAACAATGAAAAAGCTTAGGTCATTAGGAATAATAGTATATAGAACAGATGAATGTGGGACTGTAATTGCAGTAAGTGATGGCAAAACTATAAATTTTAATGTAGAGCCGGGGGATTATTTGTCGGGAAGTGAGATTAAAAGATAA
- a CDS encoding VOC family protein yields the protein MIKKIVPYLMFEGNAEEALNFYSDVFGGEKSNVIRYGDSQMPVKEEYKDKILHARLEHKSFILYLSDTFQGQKVEKGTNVSLTLEFDTEEAIDKAYTALSEGGKIHMELQKTFWNAKYAKVTDKFGITWDLNYQY from the coding sequence ATGATTAAGAAAATTGTGCCATATTTAATGTTTGAAGGAAATGCAGAAGAAGCATTAAACTTCTACAGCGATGTATTTGGCGGAGAAAAATCTAATGTTATAAGATATGGAGATTCACAGATGCCAGTTAAGGAAGAATATAAGGATAAAATATTGCATGCAAGACTTGAACATAAATCATTTATTTTATATTTATCTGACACATTCCAGGGACAGAAGGTTGAAAAAGGAACTAATGTATCTTTAACACTTGAGTTTGACACAGAAGAGGCTATTGATAAGGCTTATACTGCCTTATCAGAGGGTGGTAAGATACATATGGAGCTTCAAAAAACTTTTTGGAATGCTAAATATGCGAAAGTTACTGATAAATTTGGAATAACTTGGGATTTAAATTACCAATATTGA
- a CDS encoding FTR1 family iron permease, which produces MLAGILITIREGLEAFLVIGILLGYLTKINQKKYFKHVWLGAIGAIVLSVVISFIFQALKISFEGESAELFEIVVAAIAIIILSYMVVWMQKQSKNIKGELQAKVDEALSNNQVWGITILAFVTVIREGIETALFLTALKGEGLLLGSFTGLFIAAIISVLLYKTTIKLNLRKFFMITGWLLIFIAAGLTSHAIHALGELGIIPPIIEKVWSLEWLIPDESLLGKLLHAFIGYESTPSLMQVIAYSAYILIVGKMFMNSSKGTT; this is translated from the coding sequence ATGTTAGCAGGTATATTAATTACAATCCGCGAAGGACTCGAGGCTTTTTTAGTCATAGGTATACTATTAGGATACCTTACAAAAATCAACCAAAAAAAGTACTTTAAACACGTATGGCTAGGTGCTATTGGTGCTATAGTTTTGAGTGTTGTTATTTCGTTTATATTCCAGGCTTTAAAAATTAGTTTTGAAGGCGAAAGTGCTGAATTATTTGAAATAGTTGTTGCAGCGATAGCCATTATTATCCTTTCATATATGGTTGTCTGGATGCAAAAGCAGAGCAAGAACATCAAAGGTGAGCTTCAAGCAAAGGTTGATGAAGCTTTGTCAAATAATCAGGTATGGGGCATAACGATATTAGCATTTGTAACAGTGATAAGAGAAGGGATAGAAACGGCACTATTCTTAACCGCCTTAAAAGGTGAAGGTTTATTATTAGGATCATTTACAGGGTTATTTATAGCTGCAATAATATCTGTATTATTATACAAAACAACAATAAAATTGAATTTAAGGAAATTCTTTATGATAACTGGCTGGCTTTTGATATTCATTGCAGCAGGTTTAACATCTCATGCAATTCATGCATTAGGAGAATTAGGAATAATACCTCCAATAATTGAAAAAGTATGGAGCCTAGAATGGTTAATTCCAGATGAAAGTTTGTTAGGTAAGTTACTGCACGCGTTTATTGGATACGAAAGCACTCCGTCTTTAATGCAGGTCATTGCGTATAGTGCTTATATATTGATTGTAGGTAAAATGTTTATGAATAGTTCGAAAGGAACCACCTAA
- a CDS encoding SHOCT domain-containing protein: MFGGYIPGGLGHCFGGYYPYGYGTWFGGGLTNILFLILIGVVIYLLVKQIRNVNFFKKHDTDPNNEALEIAKLRYVRGEITSDEYTEIVKMLKK, translated from the coding sequence ATGTTTGGAGGATATATACCGGGTGGTTTAGGTCATTGTTTTGGAGGATATTATCCGTACGGTTATGGAACTTGGTTCGGTGGTGGACTTACCAATATATTGTTCTTAATTTTAATAGGTGTAGTAATTTACTTGCTAGTAAAACAGATTAGAAATGTTAACTTTTTTAAAAAACACGATACAGATCCTAATAATGAAGCATTAGAAATTGCCAAGTTAAGATACGTTCGAGGTGAAATTACTTCAGACGAATATACAGAAATAGTAAAAATGTTAAAAAAATAA
- a CDS encoding SHOCT domain-containing protein, with translation MCLILILAIGFYLYKTGDLQRMINNLHENKNYQTNEAKRILDIRLAKGEITEEEYNKLKSIL, from the coding sequence ATGTGTCTTATATTAATCTTGGCAATTGGCTTTTATTTGTACAAAACAGGTGACCTGCAAAGAATGATTAATAATTTACATGAAAACAAAAATTACCAAACAAACGAAGCAAAAAGAATACTCGATATACGCTTGGCTAAAGGCGAAATTACAGAAGAAGAATATAATAAATTAAAAAGTATTTTGTAA
- a CDS encoding transposase: protein MYQLQLLLNIPELFTSQSKIDFYSSMFENLDLSSIPEFPSSSPGRKGYSHHALFRAFIVMKAERFGTISDLLDYLRNNLIIAHLCGFDISKPLPSYWTFRRFINDFSHDYLTSIFQNQVNILKNMGIISGEFISMDSTPIKANTKLNNPKSFSKNKFSKDNQPKSDKDCKLGVYSASNDSSNKRYKFYWGYKNHIIVDAISGLPIAETTTPADAPDFEAALSLLEKTNKWFNLKYVNFIADKGYDVKKLYNYVRNILHGHCFIPLNKRNSKNPPLTDDGYMVCEAGIKMLKDGKQYFDGFIKQKFVCKFCNSKDDSACPINHPKYFNGKKHRGCTKYAIISSDYRSSINRDSLYFKAVYKLRIESERYNSRFKALDFEKAYVRNINSVSNLNTFGHITLLTVAIVAIKLGKYDEFRSLVALMQSA, encoded by the coding sequence ATGTACCAGCTTCAATTGCTTTTAAATATACCTGAACTCTTTACCTCTCAGTCTAAAATTGATTTCTATTCTTCTATGTTTGAAAATCTTGACCTGTCTTCAATACCTGAATTCCCTTCCTCTAGTCCTGGCCGTAAGGGTTATTCTCACCATGCACTTTTTAGAGCTTTTATTGTCATGAAAGCTGAAAGATTCGGCACAATTTCTGACCTTTTAGATTATCTCCGCAATAATCTTATCATTGCTCATCTTTGTGGCTTCGACATTTCTAAACCTCTTCCTTCTTATTGGACTTTTCGCCGTTTTATTAATGACTTCTCTCATGATTATTTGACCTCTATTTTTCAAAATCAGGTCAATATCCTCAAAAATATGGGTATTATCTCCGGTGAGTTTATTTCCATGGATTCTACCCCTATTAAAGCTAACACTAAGTTAAATAACCCTAAGTCTTTTTCTAAAAATAAATTCTCTAAAGATAATCAGCCTAAGTCAGATAAGGATTGTAAATTAGGCGTTTATTCTGCTTCTAACGATTCTTCTAATAAACGCTATAAGTTTTATTGGGGCTATAAAAATCACATTATTGTTGATGCTATCTCTGGTTTACCCATCGCTGAAACTACTACCCCCGCTGATGCCCCTGATTTTGAAGCCGCTTTATCTTTGCTTGAGAAGACTAATAAGTGGTTTAACCTTAAGTATGTTAATTTTATTGCTGATAAAGGCTATGATGTTAAGAAACTTTATAATTATGTTAGAAATATTCTCCACGGTCATTGCTTTATTCCTCTTAACAAGCGTAATTCTAAAAATCCCCCTCTGACTGATGATGGTTATATGGTCTGTGAAGCGGGTATTAAAATGCTTAAAGATGGCAAGCAATATTTTGATGGTTTTATTAAGCAAAAATTTGTTTGCAAGTTCTGTAATTCTAAGGATGATTCTGCCTGCCCTATAAATCATCCTAAATATTTTAATGGCAAAAAGCATAGAGGCTGTACTAAGTATGCTATTATATCTTCTGATTATAGGTCCTCTATTAATAGAGACTCCCTATATTTTAAGGCCGTCTACAAATTGAGAATTGAATCAGAAAGATATAATTCCCGCTTTAAAGCTCTGGATTTTGAAAAGGCTTATGTTAGAAATATTAATTCTGTGAGCAACCTTAATACTTTTGGCCATATTACTTTGCTTACTGTCGCTATTGTAGCTATTAAATTGGGCAAATATGATGAGTTTAGATCTCTTGTTGCTTTGATGCAATCGGCCTAA
- a CDS encoding adenylosuccinate synthase — protein MSTLVIVGTQWGDEGKGKITDYLAEKADVVVRYQGGNNAGHTVEKGGVQYKLHLIPSGILYPDKICIIGNGVVIDPASLIEEIENLEKQGVSIENLKISDRAHIVFPYHIRQDELEELAKGKNDLGTTRKGIGPCYMDKSERIGIRVCDLIKPKVLEEKLKRNIEKKNKLFRDLYGVEGFDFDEMYKKYLEYAEKIKPFVTDTTVLLYDLIKSGKKVLFEGAQGTLLDLDLGTYPYVTASHPIAGGVTVGAGIGPTMIDEVIGVVKAYTTRVGKGPFPTELFDENGDFLREKGHEYGTTTGRPRRCGWLDAVILKYSVRVSGITHFALTKLDTLTGLKKIKICTGYRFKGEIITDFPASLEDLAQCEPVYEEFDGWEEDIQGAKTFDDLPYNAQKYIKRIEELIGIKAAIISVGPERNQTIVLRDF, from the coding sequence ATGTCAACATTAGTTATAGTTGGTACCCAATGGGGAGATGAAGGGAAAGGGAAAATTACTGATTATCTTGCGGAAAAGGCAGATGTAGTCGTAAGATACCAAGGAGGAAATAATGCTGGTCATACAGTTGAAAAAGGAGGAGTGCAGTATAAACTTCATTTAATTCCCTCTGGAATATTATATCCTGATAAAATTTGTATAATAGGAAATGGAGTGGTAATTGACCCAGCTTCTTTGATTGAGGAAATAGAAAATTTAGAAAAACAAGGGGTTAGTATAGAGAATTTAAAAATAAGCGATAGAGCCCATATTGTATTTCCTTATCATATAAGACAAGACGAACTTGAAGAACTAGCAAAAGGAAAAAATGACTTGGGTACTACGAGAAAAGGCATAGGTCCTTGCTATATGGATAAGTCAGAAAGGATAGGAATAAGAGTATGCGACCTTATAAAGCCAAAGGTTTTAGAGGAAAAGCTTAAAAGAAATATAGAAAAGAAAAATAAACTTTTTAGAGATTTGTATGGTGTAGAAGGCTTTGATTTTGATGAAATGTATAAAAAATATTTAGAGTATGCTGAAAAAATAAAACCCTTTGTTACTGATACAACAGTGCTTTTATACGATTTAATTAAAAGTGGCAAAAAAGTTTTATTTGAAGGAGCACAGGGGACACTTCTTGATTTAGATTTGGGTACCTATCCTTATGTTACTGCGTCTCATCCCATAGCAGGAGGAGTGACAGTAGGAGCAGGAATAGGACCTACAATGATTGATGAAGTAATAGGTGTAGTAAAAGCATATACTACAAGGGTTGGTAAAGGGCCTTTTCCCACAGAGCTTTTTGATGAAAATGGAGATTTCTTAAGAGAAAAAGGTCATGAATATGGGACTACTACAGGAAGACCGAGACGATGTGGTTGGCTGGATGCTGTTATTCTTAAATACTCTGTAAGAGTGTCTGGTATAACTCATTTTGCTCTTACCAAATTAGATACTTTGACAGGGCTTAAAAAAATAAAAATATGCACAGGTTATAGATTTAAGGGAGAAATAATAACAGATTTTCCTGCAAGCCTTGAGGATTTGGCTCAATGTGAACCTGTATATGAAGAATTTGACGGGTGGGAAGAAGATATACAAGGAGCAAAAACTTTTGACGACTTACCTTATAATGCTCAAAAATATATAAAAAGAATTGAAGAATTGATAGGTATTAAAGCAGCAATAATCTCTGTAGGACCTGAAAGAAATCAGACTATTGTTTTAAGGGATTTTTGA
- a CDS encoding NAD(P)/FAD-dependent oxidoreductase → MKIYDVIIVGGGPAGLFTALELVDKNESLDILLFEKGKDIQKRICPLNAYGSKCLNCKPCSITSGIGGAGAFSDGKLTLTSEFGGVLDEYMPKSQLNHLISYVDSIYVKFGGTTEVHGTDRAKIREIEKRAQAADLKLIPAVIKHLGTDKSFDIIKNMREYLGEKVEIKTETMVTEIIVENGKAKGVVTEKGEEYYGKYIVVVPGREGAEWFKKEADRLGLETKNNAVDIGVRVEIPAVVMEDITKEVYESKFIYYSKSFDDRVRTFCMNPYGKVVVENNNGIKTVNGHSYKDIKTENTNFAILVSKEFTHPFNRPIEYGRYIAELANMLGDGVIVQRLGDLLAGRRSTPERIKRGLVEPTLKDATPGDLSLVLPYRFLQSIIEMLQALDKVSPGVYSKHTLLYGVEVKFYSSRVKLTDKFETQIQNLFAAGDGAGITRGLAQASVSGVVVAREILTRVK, encoded by the coding sequence ATGAAAATATACGATGTTATTATTGTAGGAGGCGGACCTGCAGGCCTTTTTACGGCTTTAGAGCTTGTAGACAAAAATGAAAGTTTAGACATACTTTTGTTTGAAAAAGGAAAAGATATACAAAAGAGAATTTGCCCTCTTAATGCTTATGGTTCAAAGTGCCTTAATTGCAAACCTTGTTCTATTACTTCAGGCATAGGTGGTGCAGGGGCATTTAGTGATGGAAAGTTAACATTAACCTCAGAGTTTGGTGGTGTTTTAGACGAGTACATGCCGAAGTCTCAGCTTAATCATCTCATAAGTTATGTAGACAGCATATATGTAAAGTTTGGTGGGACGACAGAAGTTCATGGAACGGATAGAGCAAAGATTAGAGAAATTGAAAAGAGAGCTCAAGCAGCAGATTTAAAATTGATTCCTGCTGTTATTAAACACTTGGGGACAGATAAAAGTTTCGATATCATAAAAAATATGAGAGAATACCTTGGCGAAAAAGTGGAGATTAAAACAGAGACAATGGTAACTGAGATAATTGTAGAAAATGGGAAGGCGAAAGGTGTAGTTACAGAAAAAGGAGAAGAATATTACGGCAAATATATAGTGGTTGTGCCTGGAAGAGAAGGGGCAGAGTGGTTTAAGAAAGAAGCTGATAGACTTGGGCTAGAGACAAAGAATAATGCGGTAGATATAGGTGTGAGAGTAGAAATCCCTGCTGTTGTTATGGAGGATATTACAAAGGAGGTTTATGAATCTAAATTTATATATTATTCTAAGTCTTTTGATGACAGAGTAAGGACCTTTTGCATGAACCCTTATGGCAAGGTGGTTGTTGAAAACAATAATGGCATAAAAACTGTAAATGGGCATAGTTACAAAGATATAAAAACGGAGAATACAAATTTTGCAATACTGGTAAGTAAAGAGTTTACTCATCCTTTCAATAGGCCAATAGAATATGGTCGTTATATTGCAGAGCTTGCTAATATGTTAGGAGATGGAGTGATTGTCCAAAGGTTAGGAGATTTGTTGGCAGGAAGGCGCTCTACTCCGGAAAGGATTAAAAGAGGACTTGTAGAGCCCACTTTAAAAGATGCAACACCAGGGGATTTAAGCTTGGTGTTACCTTATAGATTTTTGCAGTCAATAATTGAGATGTTGCAAGCTTTGGACAAAGTATCTCCAGGGGTATATTCTAAACATACACTTTTATACGGTGTTGAGGTAAAGTTTTATTCCTCACGAGTAAAGCTTACTGACAAATTTGAAACGCAAATTCAAAATCTATTTGCGGCGGGAGATGGAGCAGGCATTACACGGGGACTGGCACAAGCCTCTGTATCTGGCGTTGTAGTTGCAAGAGAAATTCTAACGAGAGTTAAATAG